In Pseudomonas fluorescens, one genomic interval encodes:
- a CDS encoding MoaD/ThiS family protein: MILINYFASYRDRLNLGGEKIPLSDDLNCIEDVRQMLMARGEEWREVLGAGNLMCALNQELCQPSAAIEDFDEIAFFPPVTGG; encoded by the coding sequence ATGATCCTGATCAACTACTTCGCCAGCTACCGTGATCGCCTCAATCTGGGCGGGGAAAAAATCCCCCTGAGCGACGACCTGAACTGCATCGAGGACGTGCGGCAGATGCTCATGGCCCGTGGTGAGGAATGGCGCGAAGTGCTTGGCGCCGGCAACCTGATGTGTGCGTTGAACCAAGAGCTGTGCCAACCGAGCGCGGCGATCGAAGACTTCGACGAGATCGCGTTTTTCCCACCGGTCACCGGGGGCTGA
- the moaE gene encoding molybdopterin synthase catalytic subunit MoaE, with product MTVRVQYKSFDVGQLTADLHARNPRVGAVVNFIGYVRDLNIGQSVNELFLEHYPGMTEKALEQIADEARERWPLLGVEIVHRVGALAVSEPIVFVGVSSKHRHMAFEACAFIMDVLKTRAPFWKRESTAQGSHWVEARESDQNAALRWSLAHA from the coding sequence ATGACGGTTCGAGTCCAGTACAAAAGCTTCGACGTCGGCCAGTTGACCGCCGACCTGCATGCGCGCAATCCACGGGTCGGCGCGGTGGTGAATTTCATCGGCTATGTGCGTGATCTGAACATTGGCCAGAGCGTGAACGAGCTGTTTCTCGAGCACTATCCGGGCATGACCGAAAAAGCCCTCGAACAGATCGCCGACGAGGCGCGCGAGCGCTGGCCGCTGCTGGGTGTGGAGATTGTGCATCGGGTCGGCGCGCTGGCGGTCAGCGAGCCGATCGTGTTTGTTGGCGTCAGCAGCAAGCACCGGCACATGGCGTTCGAAGCCTGCGCGTTCATCATGGATGTGCTCAAGACCCGCGCGCCGTTCTGGAAGCGCGAGAGCACGGCGCAGGGTTCGCATTGGGTCGAGGCGCGGGAGAGTGATCAGAATGCGGCGCTGCGCTGGAGTCTGGCGCATGCCTGA
- the chrA gene encoding chromate efflux transporter produces MSTAPNNLPRPAPVTLRQAWRFWLKLGCIGFGGPAGQIAIMHQELVERRRWISERRFLHALNYCMLLPGPEAQQLATYIGWLLHRTWGGVIAGALFVLPSLFILIALSWLYIAFGDVPVVAGIFYGIKPAVTAIVLHAAHRIGSRALKNSWLWAIAGASFVAIFAFNLPFPLIVLGAALLGYFGGRLAPQRFNNGGQRSSAESFGPALIDDDTPTPEHARFSLPKLWRLLLVGAALWCLPMGLLTALFGWDGTFTQMGWFFTKAALLTFGGAYAVLPYVYQGAVGHYGWLTPTQMIDGLALGETTPGPLIMVVAFVGFIGGYVQPAFGAEHAFAAGALAATLVTWFTFLPSFLFILAGGPLVESTHNELKFTAPLTAITAAVVGVILNLACFFAYHVFWPNGFAGHADLFSIGLALLAALALFIFKRGVIEVLIVCALAGLGFHLMR; encoded by the coding sequence TTGAGCACAGCGCCCAACAACCTGCCCCGCCCCGCTCCCGTCACCCTGCGCCAGGCCTGGCGCTTCTGGCTCAAGCTCGGCTGCATCGGTTTCGGCGGCCCGGCCGGGCAGATCGCGATCATGCATCAGGAACTGGTCGAGCGCAGGCGCTGGATCTCCGAGCGGCGCTTTCTGCATGCACTCAACTACTGCATGTTGCTGCCCGGCCCCGAAGCCCAGCAACTGGCGACCTATATTGGCTGGCTGTTGCATCGCACCTGGGGCGGGGTGATCGCCGGGGCGCTGTTCGTGCTGCCGTCGTTGTTCATCCTGATTGCGCTGTCGTGGCTGTACATCGCGTTCGGTGATGTGCCGGTGGTGGCCGGGATCTTCTACGGAATCAAACCGGCGGTGACCGCGATCGTCTTGCACGCCGCGCACCGTATCGGCTCGCGGGCGCTGAAAAACAGTTGGCTGTGGGCGATCGCCGGGGCGTCATTCGTGGCGATCTTTGCCTTCAATCTGCCGTTCCCGCTGATCGTCCTCGGTGCAGCGTTGCTCGGCTATTTTGGCGGACGCCTGGCGCCACAGCGCTTCAACAATGGCGGGCAGCGCAGCAGTGCCGAATCCTTCGGCCCGGCGCTGATCGATGACGACACGCCGACACCTGAGCATGCGCGATTCAGCCTGCCGAAACTGTGGCGTCTGCTGCTGGTTGGCGCAGCGCTGTGGTGTTTACCGATGGGCCTGCTGACCGCGCTGTTCGGCTGGGATGGCACCTTCACGCAAATGGGCTGGTTCTTCACCAAGGCCGCGTTGCTGACGTTTGGTGGCGCTTACGCGGTGTTGCCCTACGTCTATCAGGGCGCGGTCGGGCACTACGGCTGGCTGACGCCGACGCAGATGATCGACGGCCTCGCCCTCGGCGAAACCACGCCCGGGCCGTTGATCATGGTGGTGGCGTTTGTCGGTTTCATCGGCGGTTACGTGCAACCGGCGTTCGGCGCGGAACATGCGTTCGCCGCGGGCGCACTGGCGGCGACGCTGGTGACCTGGTTCACCTTCCTGCCCTCGTTCCTGTTCATCCTCGCTGGCGGGCCGTTGGTGGAATCAACGCACAACGAACTGAAGTTCACCGCACCGCTGACCGCGATCACTGCGGCAGTGGTCGGAGTGATTCTGAACCTGGCGTGTTTCTTCGCCTATCACGTGTTCTGGCCCAACGGATTTGCCGGGCACGCGGATCTGTTTTCGATCGGGCTGGCGCTGCTGGCGGCGTTGGCGCTGTTCATTTTCAAACGCGGGGTGATCGAAGTGTTGATCGTTTGCGCCCTTGCCGGGCTGGGCTTTCATCTGATGCGCTGA
- a CDS encoding glutamine synthetase family protein, which translates to MKFAAIEDARLFLEQNPDIDMIELFILDANGVPRGKLLHREELLAVYESGRPLPSTILGLTVQGEDVENSGLVWDVGDIDCRAYPLEGSLVRLPWRQIPTAAVQVSMHPSEGMPASIADPRHLLIKVIDGLKAEGFHPVMACELEFYLLDAKRDHNGRPQPALDADGGRPRHTQVYGLRELEQIEPFLADLYGACKLHGIPARTAISEYAPGQVEITLEHGDALLAMDQAVRYKRLVKAVAHKHGMQATFMAKPFDDLAGTGMHMHVSLADAEGRNLFASEDPAGTPLLRTAIGGMLASLLDSLLLFCPNANSYRRFQANSYAPLAPTWGVDNRTVSLRVPGGPANTRHIEHRICGADANPYLAAAAILAGIHRGIREDLDPGAPVEGNGYAQAKELLPTDWLTSLQALENSVWARDALGQEFLGVYLAVKRAEYRQFMAEVGEQDWRWYLTEA; encoded by the coding sequence ATGAAATTCGCAGCCATCGAAGACGCACGCCTGTTCCTGGAACAGAACCCCGATATCGACATGATCGAGCTGTTCATCCTCGACGCCAACGGCGTGCCACGGGGAAAGCTGTTGCACCGCGAGGAACTGCTCGCCGTATACGAAAGCGGTCGCCCGCTGCCCAGCACCATTCTCGGCCTGACCGTGCAGGGCGAAGACGTGGAAAACTCCGGGCTGGTGTGGGACGTCGGCGACATCGACTGCCGCGCCTACCCGCTCGAAGGCAGTCTGGTGCGCCTGCCGTGGCGGCAGATTCCGACCGCAGCGGTGCAGGTCAGCATGCACCCGAGCGAGGGAATGCCGGCGAGCATCGCCGACCCGCGGCATCTGCTGATCAAGGTGATCGACGGCCTCAAGGCCGAGGGTTTTCACCCGGTGATGGCCTGCGAGCTGGAGTTTTATCTGCTCGACGCCAAACGCGATCACAACGGTCGCCCGCAACCGGCGCTGGACGCCGACGGTGGCCGACCGCGACACACCCAGGTCTACGGTTTGCGTGAACTGGAGCAGATCGAACCGTTCCTCGCCGACCTCTACGGCGCCTGCAAACTGCACGGCATTCCGGCGCGCACGGCGATCTCGGAATACGCCCCGGGCCAGGTGGAAATCACCCTCGAACACGGCGACGCGTTGCTCGCGATGGATCAGGCGGTGCGCTACAAACGTCTGGTCAAAGCGGTGGCGCACAAGCACGGCATGCAAGCGACGTTCATGGCCAAGCCGTTCGATGATCTGGCTGGCACCGGGATGCACATGCACGTCAGCCTCGCCGATGCCGAAGGGCGCAATCTATTTGCTTCCGAAGACCCGGCCGGTACGCCGCTGCTGCGCACCGCGATTGGCGGCATGCTCGCCTCGCTGCTCGATTCGCTGCTGCTGTTCTGCCCCAACGCCAACTCCTACCGCCGCTTCCAGGCCAACAGCTATGCGCCTTTGGCGCCGACCTGGGGCGTCGACAACCGCACCGTCAGCCTGCGCGTACCGGGCGGCCCGGCCAACACCCGGCACATCGAACACCGCATCTGCGGCGCCGACGCCAACCCGTATCTGGCGGCGGCAGCGATCCTTGCCGGGATCCATCGTGGCATCCGCGAGGATCTGGATCCGGGCGCACCGGTCGAGGGCAACGGCTATGCACAAGCCAAGGAATTGCTGCCGACCGACTGGCTGACGTCGCTGCAGGCGCTGGAAAATTCGGTGTGGGCACGGGATGCCCTGGGCCAGGAATTTCTCGGGGTGTATCTGGCGGTGAAGCGTGCCGAGTACCGGCAGTTCATGGCCGAGGTAGGTGAACAGGATTGGCGCTGGTATCTGACCGAAGCCTGA
- a CDS encoding NAD(P)/FAD-dependent oxidoreductase, translating to MSQRCNSYYTATLNQDTDYPTLQGRHQVDVVIIGGGFTGVATAVELAEKGLKVAIVESHKIGWGATGRNGGQVTGSLSGDGAMRKQMRPKLGDEVDDFIWHLRWRGHQIIRQRVEKYGIQCDLKHGHLHAAYKPSHMDGLRQDYDEAVRRGLGDEVSLLDRSQVRDLLQSDLYHGAIKNTRNMHLHPLNLCIGEARAAESLGALIFENSEVLEIIHGKTPGVRTAHGQIDANQVMLAGDVYHKLEPGQLKGKIFPAMGGIVTTAPLGDLARQINPEDLAVYDCRFVLDYYRLTADGRLLFGGGANYSGKDSRDIAAELRPCIEQTFPALKGVQIDYQWSCAMGIVINRIPQLGKLSDNVWYCQGYSGHGIATTHIMGEIMSRAITGQMEQFDTFAQCQHIRVPMGDLLGNPLLAAGMWYYQMLEKLR from the coding sequence ATGAGCCAACGCTGCAATTCCTACTACACCGCCACCCTCAACCAGGACACCGACTACCCGACCCTGCAGGGCCGGCACCAGGTTGATGTGGTGATCATCGGCGGCGGTTTCACTGGCGTTGCCACCGCCGTCGAACTCGCCGAAAAAGGCCTGAAAGTCGCCATCGTCGAAAGCCACAAGATCGGCTGGGGCGCCACCGGACGCAATGGCGGACAAGTCACCGGCAGCCTCTCCGGCGACGGTGCAATGCGCAAACAGATGCGCCCGAAACTCGGTGATGAAGTCGACGATTTCATCTGGCACCTGCGCTGGCGCGGTCATCAAATCATCCGGCAGCGGGTCGAGAAGTACGGCATCCAGTGCGACCTCAAACACGGCCATCTGCACGCCGCCTACAAGCCAAGTCACATGGACGGTTTGCGCCAGGATTACGACGAAGCCGTGCGCCGCGGCCTGGGTGATGAAGTCAGTCTGCTCGACCGCAGCCAAGTGCGCGACCTGCTGCAAAGCGACCTCTACCACGGCGCAATCAAGAACACCCGCAATATGCACCTGCACCCGCTCAACCTGTGCATCGGCGAAGCGCGGGCGGCGGAAAGTCTTGGTGCCTTGATCTTCGAGAACAGTGAGGTGCTGGAGATCATTCACGGCAAGACGCCAGGGGTGCGCACCGCCCACGGCCAGATCGACGCCAATCAGGTGATGCTCGCCGGCGACGTTTATCACAAGCTCGAACCGGGCCAGCTCAAGGGCAAGATTTTCCCGGCCATGGGCGGCATCGTCACCACCGCGCCGCTGGGCGATCTGGCGCGGCAGATCAACCCCGAAGACCTCGCGGTGTACGACTGCCGTTTCGTCCTCGACTACTACCGCCTCACGGCCGACGGGCGCCTGCTGTTCGGCGGCGGCGCCAACTACAGCGGCAAGGATTCACGGGACATCGCCGCCGAACTGCGCCCGTGCATCGAGCAGACCTTCCCGGCGCTCAAAGGGGTGCAGATCGACTACCAGTGGAGCTGCGCGATGGGCATCGTGATCAACCGCATCCCGCAACTGGGCAAGCTCTCGGACAACGTCTGGTATTGCCAGGGTTATTCCGGACACGGCATCGCCACCACCCACATCATGGGCGAAATCATGAGCCGCGCGATCACCGGGCAGATGGAACAGTTCGACACCTTTGCGCAGTGCCAGCATATTCGGGTGCCGATGGGGGATTTGCTGGGCAATCCGCTGCTGGCGGCGGGGATGTGGTATTACCAGATGCTTGAAAAGTTGCGTTGA
- a CDS encoding DeoR/GlpR family DNA-binding transcription regulator: protein MHDHSVTELPSLRRQKILLILERDGKVMASELSQHFAVSEDTIRRDLAELDHAGLVQRVHGGALPRPKDSGKDYFTRLEESDEVKVRLAQLAAQKVEDGQIVLFDSGSTALQVARSLRPDIQITAVTAAPMTAIALSEYKGVKVILAGGQLNPRTMSASGHEAVRMLAGIKADLAFTGVCAIHPEVGVTSLHFDEVPVKQALLDSAARVIAVTTADKLGAVEPFVVAACTRLHTLITERHLASGSVEDYRRLGIVVEQLPD, encoded by the coding sequence ATGCACGATCATTCGGTCACCGAACTGCCATCCCTGCGCCGGCAGAAAATCCTCCTGATCCTCGAACGCGACGGCAAGGTCATGGCCTCCGAGTTGAGCCAGCACTTCGCTGTGTCTGAAGACACCATCCGCCGCGACTTGGCCGAACTGGACCACGCCGGACTGGTGCAGCGCGTGCATGGCGGGGCGTTGCCGAGGCCCAAGGACAGCGGCAAGGATTACTTCACCCGTCTGGAGGAGAGCGATGAGGTGAAAGTGCGGCTGGCGCAGTTGGCAGCGCAAAAGGTCGAGGACGGGCAGATTGTGCTGTTCGATTCCGGTTCGACCGCGTTGCAGGTGGCGCGCTCGTTGCGCCCGGATATCCAGATCACTGCGGTGACCGCCGCGCCGATGACAGCGATTGCCTTGTCGGAATACAAGGGGGTGAAAGTGATTCTGGCCGGGGGACAACTGAACCCGCGCACGATGTCGGCCAGCGGGCACGAGGCGGTGCGCATGCTGGCCGGGATCAAGGCGGATCTGGCGTTTACCGGCGTCTGTGCGATTCACCCGGAGGTGGGCGTCACCTCGCTGCATTTCGATGAAGTGCCGGTGAAACAGGCGCTGCTCGACAGCGCAGCGCGGGTGATTGCGGTGACCACGGCGGACAAGCTCGGCGCGGTGGAGCCGTTTGTGGTGGCCGCGTGTACGCGCCTGCATACGCTGATAACCGAGCGGCACCTGGCGTCGGGGAGTGTCGAGGATTATCGGCGGTTGGGGATTGTGGTGGAGCAGTTGCCTGATTGA
- a CDS encoding LysR family transcriptional regulator: MNNLRRLDINLLLTLDVLLAEHNVTRAAERLSLSQPSVSVHLAKLREIFGDPLLLPGPRGMRPTARADELREPLREALEALERAVAPASAFDPAQARHVWKVAATDYGESTVVLPALSGLRLQAPGTRLAVLDLMPAQLARQAEQGVFDLALHITEEAPLDLHQRVLFTEHYVLAGRVGHPGLKRKPTREQFCALEHVMVSREGGGFFGVTDKALAEVGLARKVVLSVPHFLMVMSVLASTDLVAMLPSRLVRDNPALQVVDAPLPVPGYEMAMFWGERAHRDPAHKWLREHLAASV; this comes from the coding sequence ATGAATAATTTACGACGTCTGGATATCAACTTGCTGTTGACCCTAGACGTGTTGTTGGCAGAACACAACGTAACCCGCGCCGCAGAGCGCTTGAGCCTGTCGCAGCCGTCGGTGAGCGTGCATCTGGCCAAGCTGCGCGAAATCTTCGGCGATCCGCTGTTGCTGCCCGGGCCACGGGGCATGCGGCCGACGGCGCGGGCCGATGAATTGCGCGAGCCGTTGCGCGAGGCGCTGGAAGCACTGGAGCGCGCGGTGGCGCCGGCCAGCGCGTTCGATCCGGCGCAGGCCAGGCATGTCTGGAAAGTCGCGGCGACGGATTACGGCGAATCGACAGTGGTGCTGCCAGCGCTCAGCGGTTTGCGCCTTCAGGCTCCGGGCACGCGGTTGGCAGTGCTCGATCTGATGCCGGCGCAGTTGGCCAGGCAAGCGGAGCAGGGCGTGTTTGACCTGGCGCTGCACATCACCGAAGAGGCGCCGCTGGATCTGCATCAACGGGTGCTGTTCACCGAGCATTACGTGTTGGCCGGGCGTGTCGGGCATCCGGGGTTGAAGCGTAAGCCGACTCGCGAACAGTTCTGTGCGCTGGAACACGTGATGGTGTCGCGCGAGGGCGGGGGCTTTTTCGGGGTGACCGACAAGGCGCTGGCCGAGGTCGGCCTGGCGCGCAAAGTGGTGCTGTCGGTGCCGCATTTTCTGATGGTGATGTCGGTGCTGGCGAGTACCGATCTGGTGGCGATGCTGCCGTCACGCTTGGTTCGCGACAACCCGGCGTTGCAGGTAGTCGATGCGCCGTTGCCGGTGCCGGGCTACGAAATGGCGATGTTCTGGGGCGAGCGCGCGCATCGCGATCCGGCACACAAATGGTTGCGTGAGCATCTGGCGGCGTCGGTGTGA
- a CDS encoding NAD(P)H-dependent oxidoreductase, whose amino-acid sequence MNVLLVYAHPEPTSLNGSLRDFTVQRLQAAGHTVQVSDLYAMNWKTTIDADDAPDRDESRPFHASIDSKLAYQQGRQSADIAREQEKLLWADALILQFPLWWFTMPAILKGWVERVYAYGFAYGVGEHSDARWGERYGEGKMKGKRAMLLVTTGGWDSHYSPRGINGPIDDLLFPIQHGVLFYPGFDVVPPFLVYRASRMDQARFAETCEALGTRLDELWSTRPIAYRQQNAGDYEIPALTLKDDIAPGEQGFAAHTL is encoded by the coding sequence ATGAATGTGCTACTGGTCTACGCCCACCCCGAACCCACTTCGCTCAACGGCTCGCTCAGGGACTTCACCGTCCAGCGTCTGCAAGCCGCCGGCCACACCGTGCAGGTCTCCGACCTGTATGCGATGAACTGGAAGACCACGATCGACGCCGATGACGCGCCCGATCGCGATGAAAGCCGGCCATTCCACGCCTCGATCGATTCGAAACTGGCTTACCAACAGGGCCGGCAGTCCGCCGACATCGCCCGCGAGCAGGAAAAACTGCTATGGGCCGACGCGCTGATCCTGCAGTTCCCGCTGTGGTGGTTCACCATGCCGGCGATCCTCAAAGGCTGGGTCGAGCGCGTGTATGCCTACGGGTTTGCCTACGGTGTCGGCGAACACTCCGATGCGCGCTGGGGCGAGCGCTACGGCGAAGGCAAGATGAAAGGCAAACGCGCGATGCTGCTGGTCACCACCGGAGGCTGGGATTCGCATTACAGCCCACGCGGGATCAACGGGCCGATTGATGATTTGCTGTTTCCGATTCAGCACGGCGTGCTGTTCTACCCCGGTTTCGACGTGGTGCCGCCCTTCCTGGTGTACCGCGCCAGCCGCATGGATCAAGCGCGGTTTGCCGAGACCTGCGAGGCACTGGGCACGCGTCTGGATGAGTTGTGGAGCACGCGGCCGATAGCGTATCGGCAGCAGAATGCCGGGGATTACGAGATCCCGGCGTTGACGCTCAAGGATGATATTGCTCCGGGTGAGCAAGGGTTCGCCGCCCACACTTTGTAA
- a CDS encoding AbrB family transcriptional regulator, with translation MKSILCLLIAAAVGAALQVSGVPHGLLLGAILVTALVATKFGFAPATPYGLGYIQVTLGIATGLMFEAWDSVTASAMLPSLGVLLICLTVQIALAGWWLTRGAGWNRTDALLAVYPGALAAVFDLLESEKASSKVIIVHLMRLLLITLLVSFLIPGQASVAVVESAPLSTGMALTVLALIGLSIVIGRLLLVIGVPAPFMLTAILLTAVFVKSGWLHGFHMPDWSLNLAALILGVRIGSRFQGLGLAELGRHGRTALVSVGLMIVVAAAFAEVAARWLGSDPLSLWLAYMPGAIETIAIVAFAGGLNVVFILTHHLARMVVLHFAPALLVQVRRAREEV, from the coding sequence ATGAAATCGATTCTGTGTTTGTTGATCGCTGCCGCTGTCGGCGCTGCGTTGCAGGTCAGCGGTGTCCCTCATGGCTTGTTGCTGGGGGCGATTCTTGTCACCGCATTGGTCGCCACCAAGTTCGGGTTTGCCCCCGCGACGCCTTATGGTTTGGGCTACATCCAGGTCACGCTGGGCATCGCCACCGGGCTGATGTTCGAGGCGTGGGACAGTGTGACGGCGTCGGCGATGTTGCCAAGCCTCGGCGTTCTGCTGATATGCCTGACCGTGCAGATTGCCCTCGCCGGATGGTGGCTGACCCGCGGCGCTGGCTGGAATCGCACCGATGCGCTGTTGGCGGTGTACCCCGGTGCATTGGCGGCGGTGTTCGATTTGCTGGAGTCGGAAAAGGCTTCGAGCAAAGTCATCATCGTGCACTTGATGCGCTTGTTGCTGATCACGCTGCTGGTGAGCTTTTTGATTCCCGGGCAGGCCTCGGTGGCGGTGGTTGAAAGCGCTCCGTTGAGCACGGGCATGGCGTTGACCGTGCTGGCGCTGATCGGCTTGAGCATCGTCATCGGGCGACTGCTGTTGGTGATCGGCGTGCCGGCGCCGTTCATGTTGACGGCGATTCTGCTGACGGCGGTGTTTGTGAAATCGGGATGGCTGCACGGCTTTCACATGCCGGACTGGAGCCTGAATCTGGCGGCGCTGATTCTTGGCGTGCGGATTGGCTCGCGCTTTCAGGGACTCGGTCTTGCGGAATTGGGGCGGCACGGGCGGACGGCGCTGGTGTCGGTCGGCTTGATGATCGTGGTCGCGGCGGCGTTTGCCGAAGTGGCGGCGCGCTGGCTGGGCAGTGATCCGCTGTCGCTGTGGCTGGCGTACATGCCGGGGGCGATCGAGACGATTGCGATTGTCGCCTTCGCCGGTGGTCTGAATGTGGTGTTCATCCTGACTCACCACCTGGCGCGGATGGTCGTGCTGCACTTTGCGCCGGCGTTGTTGGTGCAGGTGCGGCGGGCGCGGGAGGAAGTCTGA
- a CDS encoding HD domain-containing protein: MTQTLERAIAIAATAHAGQVDKGGAPYILHPLKVMLRMSTLEESIVAVLHDVVEDCGISLNDLRKEGFSEEVLTAIESVTKVPGESYEDFVERAAQNPIGRVVKLADLEENSDLSRIASPSWEDLERVEKYRRAIGRLRT; this comes from the coding sequence ATGACCCAGACCCTCGAACGCGCTATCGCCATCGCTGCCACCGCCCATGCCGGGCAGGTCGACAAGGGCGGTGCGCCGTATATTCTGCATCCGCTGAAAGTCATGTTGCGCATGAGCACGCTGGAAGAAAGCATCGTCGCCGTGCTGCACGATGTGGTCGAGGATTGCGGTATCAGCCTCAATGATTTGCGTAAGGAAGGCTTCAGCGAAGAGGTGCTGACGGCGATTGAGTCGGTGACCAAAGTGCCGGGCGAATCCTACGAGGATTTCGTCGAGCGCGCGGCGCAGAACCCGATTGGCCGGGTGGTGAAACTGGCGGATCTGGAGGAGAACAGCGACCTGTCGCGCATTGCCTCGCCAAGTTGGGAGGATCTGGAACGGGTCGAAAAGTATCGGCGGGCGATCGGGCGGTTGCGCACGTAA
- a CDS encoding fructose-bisphosphate aldolase: MTTQKPLLPYTKMSHPATDHPVLLIDANAPLQDLHACVAERLNAVLKYLDLIACTRLLDHAEHDINTVTNIARIMVQDVSDVFRVIEQRGLI; this comes from the coding sequence ATGACGACGCAAAAGCCTCTTCTCCCTTACACAAAAATGTCCCACCCCGCCACCGACCATCCCGTACTCCTCATCGACGCCAACGCCCCATTACAGGATCTCCATGCGTGCGTCGCCGAACGCCTCAACGCTGTCCTCAAATATCTCGACCTCATCGCATGCACCCGCCTGCTCGACCACGCCGAGCATGACATTAACACCGTAACTAACATCGCTAGGATCATGGTGCAGGACGTGAGTGACGTGTTTCGGGTGATTGAGCAGCGAGGTTTGATATGA